The Dyella sp. 2HG41-7 sequence TACGGACATCTCAACACCTCATGGCAGGTTGCTTGGCCTCGCCCTCCGGGGCGGCGACCGGTCCCAGGCTTTCGATAAAGCCTGCAATCGCAGCCGTGAATGCGTCGTTCGCATCCCCGGCCAACATATGCGTCGCGCCTTTCACCTGCGCATGTTGCGCGTGCGGTACGAGCGCGAGAAATTCTTCGACGGTGTGTTGCGAGACGACGTCGCTGCGTTCGCCCGACAGCAACAACACCGGAACATCGACTTTCGCGGCGGCGGTCAGCAATCGCGGCTGATAGCGTTCGCTCTCGCTTACCAGCCCGCCAGCCAGCAACGCCGGGTCCCAATGCCAGCGCAGACGTCCATCGGCGCCTTCGCGCAACAACGGGCGCAATTGCTCCTCGCTTTTGCGTTCGCGGCGCTGGGGCAGATACGTCGCAATTTGATCCGCCGCTTCGGCGTAATTCGCAAAACCGTCCGGATGCGCTTGCATAAAGGCCAGAATGCGTTCGACGCCCGCGGTTTCCCACCGCGGGGTGATATCCACCAACACAAGCGCGCGAAACGGCGACGGCCGCATCTCGCCGGCGACCACCAGGCCCAGCAATCCGCCCATGGACGCGCCCACCAGAATCGGCGGCTCGGGCTGCGCGTGCGCCAACGCGAGCAGATCGTCGACGAAATGCTGCATGTGGTACTCGCCGTCTTGCGCGCGACCGCTTTCGCCGTGACCGCGGCTGTCGAAAGTGACGCAGCGGCATCCATAAGTCGCCAAGGCAGTTGCGGCCGCATTCCATGCGCCACGGGTCTGGCCAAACCCATGCGCGAACAGCAGCGTCGGCTTGCCGGACGCATGTCGCACATCGAGGGCCAGCGATAGCCCGTCGGCGGTGGCGTGCGAAGTCTGATTGACGGAAACGGAATCCATACGCATGAGTATGGATGGCGTGCCCAGGTGGCGTCAACCCGCCTGAAAATCCACCATCCCCCGCCATCTTGCCCGCAAGATCGGCCACAGTTTCCGACCGGCATCGGCTACCATACGGAAATGAATGTCCGCCAGAAACCCGAACGTACGCGCCTTTCCGCCGAAGACTGGGAAGACGCCGCCCTCAACCTGATCGCCGAACAAGGCGTCGGCGCGCTGGCTGTCGAAGCGCTCGCTCGTCAGCTTGGCGTTACCAAGGGCAGCTTCTATTGGCACTTCCGCACGCGCGAAGCCTTGCTTCAAGCGGCACTGGAACGTTGGGAACAATACGGCGAGCGTGAAATCATCAGCCAGATCGAAGCGATCCCCGACCCGCGCGAACGCTTGCCCGAGCTGTTCCGCCGCGTCGCGCACGAATTGCATCCGCATCGCGTTTACGCCGCGCTGTTGAAAGCGCTGGATCACCCGCTGGTGGTCCCGGTGATGGCGCGCGTGTCCAAGCGCCGCACCGAGTTCCTTCACACCGCTTATACCGAAGCAGGACTGGAGCCGGTCGAAGCGCTCAATCGCGCCCGCCTTACCTACGCTGCTTATGTCGGCTTCCTGCAACTCAATTTCACGCTGGGTCTGCCACGTTTGAGCCACGAAGAGTTCGAGGCCTACGTCGAGCACATGATCGCCACGCTGATCCCGGCCTGATTCTCGCGGGCGGCCATCGCCGCCCGCCATCCCTTCGCAAGCCCAAGCCAGCACCCGCTTTGCTGCGCGCAACCTTGCAATGCCAGTACACGTAACATACCGTCTTGTCTTCCTTTTCTGGGTATACCAAAAGTGAGGGGAGCATGAAGAGCAAGCTGGATACGCTCGAGCGATGGGTTAATGACGTGGCGGCAACGACCCGCCCCGCGACCATCCACTGGTGCGATGGCTCGGACGCCGAGTACGACGCACTCGTGCAGCAGATGCTGCAGAGCGGGGATTTGATCGAACTGAATCAGCAGACCCATCCGGGCTGCTACCTGCACCGTTCCAACCCGTCCGACGTGGCGCGCGTGGAGCACCTCACCTTCGTGTGCACGAAGGACGAGGTCGATGCAGGTCCGAACAATCATTGGATGGCGCCGGCCGATGCGCACGCCAAGATCGATGCGTTGTTCGATGGATGTATGGAAGGCCGAACCATGTACGTGATTCCGTACTGCATGGGGCCGATCGATTCGCCGCTTTCGCGTTGCGGCGTTGAAATTACCGACAGCCCTTACGTGGTGGCCAATATGCGCACCATGACGCGCATGGGTGCGGCAGCGTTGGCGCGCATCGAGCGCGAAGGCCGCTTCGTAAAAGGTCTGCACTCCACCGGCGAGCTGGATCCGGAACGCCGCTTCATCATGCATTTTCCGGAAGAACTCACGATCAAATCGTACGGCTCCGGTTACGGCGGCAACGCGTTGCTGGGCAAGAAATGTCATGCGTTGCGCATCGCCAGTTTCCAGGCGCAACGCGAAGGTTGGCTGGCCGAGCACATGCTGATCGTCGGCATCGAAAATCCGCAGGGCCAAACGCATTACGTTGCGGCGGCGTTTCCTTCCGCATGCGGCAAAACCAACTTGGCGATGCTGATTCCGCCGGAGGGCTATCGCAAAGACGGTTGGCGCGTGTGGACCGTGGGCGACGACATTTGCTGGTTGCATCCGGGCGACGACGGACGCCTCTACGCCATCAATCCGGAAGCGGGCTTCTTCGGCGTTGCGCCGGGCACTAGCGACAGCAGCAATCCGAATGCGCTGGCGTCGATTTCGCGCAATACCATCTTCACCAATGTCGCCGTCACCGCCGACAACCAACCGTGGTGGGAAGGTTTGCCGGGTACGCCGGTGACCGATTGGCAAGGTCGTCCTTACGATCCGGCGAACGGTCCCGCTGCGCATCCGAATTCGCGTTTTACGGTGAGCGCAAAGCAATGTCCGACGTGGTCGCCCAAAGCCGAAGAGGCGCAAGGCGTGCCGATCAGCGCGATCGTTTTCGGCGGACGTCGTCCGTCGCTGCTTCCGCTGGTGATGGAAGCACGCGATTGGGCGCACGGCGTGCTGATGGGTGCGGCGATGGGTTCGGAAACCACGGCCGCCGCTACGGGCGCGGTTGGCGTTTTGCGTCGCGATTCGATGGCGATGAAGCCGTTCTGCGGCTACCACTACGGCGACTATTTCACGCATTGGTTGTCGTTCGACAAACCCGGCGCGAAGTTGCCGAAGATCTTCCACGTCAACTGGTTCCGTAAGGGCAAAGACGGCAAGTTCATGTGGCCGGGCTTTGGCGAAAACCTGCGCGTGCTGGAATGGATGATCGCGCGCGTCAACGGCAAGGCGCGTGGCGTCGATACGCCGATCGGCACCTTGCCGGCCACCAGCGAACTGAAGCTGGACGGCCTGAACCTGTCGCGCGAAACGCTCACGGAATTGCTGGCAGTCGACATCCCGGGATGGCAGACCGAGCTGCACGCCATCGGTGAGTATCTCGACAGCTTCGGCGCCCGCCTGCCCTCCCCGCTTCGCGAGGAGCAGCGGCGCATCGCCCAGGCTCTGGATACGCCGCGCAAGGCGGCGAACGCCTGATTTTTCTTGGAAACATCAGGGTGGCCACGGACGGCCCCCTCTCAGCCCGGCCAACCCAGGCTCGGCCGCGCGGACATGAAAAAGGTGCCGCGACATAAACCTTTACGGCCCCAGCCGCATCCAAGCTGGCAAGATGAATGCTGCTTGCATCGCTAACGGAAGCGCCATGCCACCTGCGCTCGCTGCGGGAAACAACGATATGGATGACGTACGCGCGGCCGCCGGAGGCGACCGTCATGCGTTCCAGCGCCTGTACCGTCAGCATGTAAACCGCATTCATGGCGCCATGTTGAGGTTGTCCGGTTACGATCATGCGCGCGCCGAAGACCTTACGCAGGATGCGTTCGTACGGGCCTGGCAGAAGCTCGACAGCTTCCGCGAACAGAGCTCGTTCGGCACGTGGCTTTACCGTCTAGCCGTCAATGTGGCACTGATGGATATCCGTTCGCGGGGCGCCGATCCCGTCGGCTTTATCGACGAGGACAACGTACCCGAGCAAGGCGAAACACCGTTCTGCGCTGCCGAACGCGATGAGCTCGAACGCGCGATCGGCAAACTACCGCCACGGGCGCGCGCAGTGCTGGTGCTGCACGATGTGGAAGGCTGGCGCCATGAAGAAATCGCCGGCGAATTGGAGATGGCAGTGGGATCGTCGAAAGCGCAACTGCATCGGGCACGCGGGTTGTTGCGCAAGGTTCTTGGAGAAGTGCGATGAACGAATTCGAATGGCTGCGCCAAATGCGCGATTTGAACCAACCGGTCGCTCCGCGGAACGATCTGTGGACGCGTATCGATGCGAAGCTCGACGACGCATCGTCGCGCGAGGTCATCACGCCGACGCAAACACCGCGCGCGCGGCATCGTCGCGCATGGGCGATGGCCGCGAGCATGGCCGCCGTGGTGGTGCTTGCCGCCGGTATCGTATGGCATATGCGCGTCGTTCCGCAGAGCGCAACGTCCGTCGCCACCAACGCTACCGCTCCGAACAACGAACCGTGGAAACCGAACGATCCGCGCCTGGCTGGCGCCGCGCTGCAACTGGATGCGACACGCATGGAATTGCAACAGGCCTTAGAGCAAGCTCCGAATTCACCTGCGTTGCAGCGTTTGCTGCAGCGAACCACCGCGCAGCAAAACCAACTGCGCGAACTTGAGAAACAAGCCGGCTGAAAACAGAGGACATAACAACAATGAAAAGCGCCCGCTATCTGCCGCTCGTAATCTGCCTGCTTCCAGGGGGGCAGGCTTTTGCCGACACCCCGATCGACACGAGCCACCCCGCCGCGCCCACCGCGCACATCAACATCAGCAACGTCAAAGGCGAAGTCACCGTGACTGCCTGGGACCGCAATGAAGTACATGTAAGCGGTCAGCTCGGCGATGGCGCTTCGCCGCTCACCATTCAAGGAAGCGAAAAC is a genomic window containing:
- a CDS encoding alpha/beta hydrolase yields the protein MRMDSVSVNQTSHATADGLSLALDVRHASGKPTLLFAHGFGQTRGAWNAAATALATYGCRCVTFDSRGHGESGRAQDGEYHMQHFVDDLLALAHAQPEPPILVGASMGGLLGLVVAGEMRPSPFRALVLVDITPRWETAGVERILAFMQAHPDGFANYAEAADQIATYLPQRRERKSEEQLRPLLREGADGRLRWHWDPALLAGGLVSESERYQPRLLTAAAKVDVPVLLLSGERSDVVSQHTVEEFLALVPHAQHAQVKGATHMLAGDANDAFTAAIAGFIESLGPVAAPEGEAKQPAMRC
- a CDS encoding TetR/AcrR family transcriptional regulator; amino-acid sequence: MNVRQKPERTRLSAEDWEDAALNLIAEQGVGALAVEALARQLGVTKGSFYWHFRTREALLQAALERWEQYGEREIISQIEAIPDPRERLPELFRRVAHELHPHRVYAALLKALDHPLVVPVMARVSKRRTEFLHTAYTEAGLEPVEALNRARLTYAAYVGFLQLNFTLGLPRLSHEEFEAYVEHMIATLIPA
- a CDS encoding phosphoenolpyruvate carboxykinase (GTP); protein product: MKSKLDTLERWVNDVAATTRPATIHWCDGSDAEYDALVQQMLQSGDLIELNQQTHPGCYLHRSNPSDVARVEHLTFVCTKDEVDAGPNNHWMAPADAHAKIDALFDGCMEGRTMYVIPYCMGPIDSPLSRCGVEITDSPYVVANMRTMTRMGAAALARIEREGRFVKGLHSTGELDPERRFIMHFPEELTIKSYGSGYGGNALLGKKCHALRIASFQAQREGWLAEHMLIVGIENPQGQTHYVAAAFPSACGKTNLAMLIPPEGYRKDGWRVWTVGDDICWLHPGDDGRLYAINPEAGFFGVAPGTSDSSNPNALASISRNTIFTNVAVTADNQPWWEGLPGTPVTDWQGRPYDPANGPAAHPNSRFTVSAKQCPTWSPKAEEAQGVPISAIVFGGRRPSLLPLVMEARDWAHGVLMGAAMGSETTAAATGAVGVLRRDSMAMKPFCGYHYGDYFTHWLSFDKPGAKLPKIFHVNWFRKGKDGKFMWPGFGENLRVLEWMIARVNGKARGVDTPIGTLPATSELKLDGLNLSRETLTELLAVDIPGWQTELHAIGEYLDSFGARLPSPLREEQRRIAQALDTPRKAANA
- a CDS encoding RNA polymerase sigma factor — protein: MPPALAAGNNDMDDVRAAAGGDRHAFQRLYRQHVNRIHGAMLRLSGYDHARAEDLTQDAFVRAWQKLDSFREQSSFGTWLYRLAVNVALMDIRSRGADPVGFIDEDNVPEQGETPFCAAERDELERAIGKLPPRARAVLVLHDVEGWRHEEIAGELEMAVGSSKAQLHRARGLLRKVLGEVR